Proteins from one Fragaria vesca subsp. vesca linkage group LG6, FraVesHawaii_1.0, whole genome shotgun sequence genomic window:
- the LOC101307522 gene encoding uncharacterized protein LOC101307522 has protein sequence MAGVLPCSSSTLSLLTPLNFHSQDQCRPLHSHSLNTQRNGLFVCAAKKKVSFTDQILDYIEGGPKLRKWYGAPELLPKDGSLSEDEDELSEGDEIRDAVLVTDGDSEMGQMVILSLIVKRARVKALVKDKRAALEAFGTYVESLTGDSRDKPFLRRALRGVSTVICPNEGFLSTVGSLKGVNHVILLSQLSVYKGAGGIQALMKSNAIKLAEEDESILMSSGIPYTIIRAGTLQNSPGGTQGFSFEKGTAAKGTLSKEDAAFICVEAVDAVPEERFIFEVVNGDDKVSDWKECLNRLMEKS, from the exons ATGGCGGGTGTACTTCCTTGTTCATCATCAACTCTCTCTCTACTAACTCCACTCAATTTCCACTCTCAAGACCAATGCAGACCTTTGCATTCTCACTCTTTAAACACCCAAAGAAACGGCCTTTTCGTCTGTGCTGCCAAGAAGAAAGTTAGTTTCACAGACCAAATTCTTGATTACATTGAAG GGGGTCCTAAGTTGAGGAAGTGGTATGGGGCACCTGAACTTCTGCCTAAGGATGGGTCTCTTTCTGAAGATGAGGATGAATTATCAG AAGGAGATGAGATCAGGGATGCTGTTCTGGTAACTGACGGAGATAGCGAGATGGGGCAG ATGGTAATATTGTCGTTGATTGTCAAAAGAGCTAGAGTAAAAGCATTGGTGAAGGATAAGCGGGCTGCACTTGAAGCATTTGGAACTTATGTTGAG TCATTGACTGGAGATTCAAGGGACAAACCATTCCTAAGGAGAGCTCTGAGAGGAGTTTCCACAGTAATATGCCCCAAT GAAGGTTTCTTATCTACTGTTGGGAGCTTGAAAGGGGTAAACCATGTCATTCTCTTATCTCAG TTATCTGTTTACAAAGGTGCCGGTGGCATTCAAGCTCTCATGAAAAGCAATGCAATAAAATTAGCTGAAGAAGATGAGTCAATATTGATGTCCTCGGGAATCCCTTACACCATCATCAGGGCTGGCACATTACAAAATTCTCCAGGTGGAACTCAGGGCTTTAGCTTTGAAAAG GGTACTGCAGCAAAAGGAACTCTTAGCAAAGAGGATGCAGCCTTTATTTGTGTGGAAGCAGTTGATGCAGTCCCCGAGGAAAGATTCATATTTGAG GTGGTGAATGGGGATGACAAGGTTTCAGATTGGAAAGAATGTTTGAACAGACTAATGGAGAAATCTTAA
- the LOC101307819 gene encoding uncharacterized protein LOC101307819, producing MVALTMKSESKQNKTTSRTVSFEKTYLSQTSKSDGIDEVVFEEPTSCKKRKIGELTVGTNGSSSNTEGHCLDEFNPDDLIYPRSPSDLDEAAIKLQKVYKSYRTRRNLADCAIVVEDLWWQALDFAALRRSSVSYFNSVKAETAASRWARARIRVAKVGKGLSKDEKAQKLALRHWLEAIDPRHRYGQNLYLYYDVWFNSGSFQPFFYWLDVGDGKEVNLEKCPKIDLHHQCIKYLGPKERDVFEVTVESGKLMYKQSGNLVNTPEGSKWIFVLSASRIMYIGEKKRGLFHHSSFLAGGATLAAGRLVAHNGLLEAVWSYSGHYRPTEENFMEFISFLEELHVDLTDVKVNIFNNNIHSISGLNLKYPIDDDIPPSSATEKEVNP from the exons ATGGTCGCATTGACTATGAAATCTGAGTCCAAGCAAAATAAAACAACATCTAGAACAGTAAGCTTCGAGAAAACTTATCTCAGCCAAACAAGCAAATCTGATGGGATAGATGAAGTTGTGTTTGAGGAACCAACAAGCTGCAAGAAAAGGAAAATAGGAGAGCTAACAGTTGGAACAAATGGTTCATCTAGTAATACTGAGGGACATTGCCTTGATGAATTCAACCCAGATGATTTGATTTATCCACGGTCCCCAAGTGACCTTGATGAAGCTGCTATCAAGCTGCAGAAAGTTTACAAGAGTTACCGGACTAGGAGAAACCTTGCAGATTGTGCCATTGTTGTAGAGGACCTGTG GTGGCAGGCATTAGACTTTGCTGCTCTTAGGCGGAGTTCTGTGTCATATTTCAACTCAGTTAAAGCAGAAACTGCTGCTTCAAGATGGGCACGGGCTAGGATCAGAGTAGCTAAG GTTGGGAAGGGTCTGTCCAAGGATGAGAAGGCCCAGAAGTTAGCTCTAAGACATTGGCTTGAGGCT ATTGATCCACGCCATCGTTATGGACAAAATCTGTACTTGTATTATGATGTATGGTTTAATAGTGGGAGCTTTCAACCTTTCTTCTACTG GTTGGATGTTGGAGATGGCAAAGAAGTCAATCTTGAAAAGTGCCCAAAAATTGATCTGCATCATCAATGCATCAAGTATCTTGGACCA AAAGAGAGGGACGTTTTTGAAGTGACTGTGGAAAGTGGGAAGCTTATGTACAAACAAAGTGGGAACCTTGTGAATACTCCTGAGGGTTCTAAATGGATCTTTGTACTCAGCGCATCAAGAATCATGTACATAGGGGAGAAGAAGCGAGGCCTTTTCCATCACTCTAGTTTTCTTGCCGGAGGTGCCACCCTTGCAGCCGGAAGACTGGTAGCTCATAATGGACTTCTTGAG GCGGTATGGTCCTACAGCGGTCATTATCGCCCAACAGAAGAGAACTTCATGGAATTCATTAGTTTCTTAGAGGAGCTTCATGTGGACTTGACAGATGTTAAAGTAAATATCTTTAACAATAATATTCATTCCATTAGCGGTCTGAACTTG AAATATCCTATAGACGATGATATTCCACCTTCATCTGCTACCGAGAAAGAAGTGAACCCTTAA